A section of the Melopsittacus undulatus isolate bMelUnd1 chromosome 3, bMelUnd1.mat.Z, whole genome shotgun sequence genome encodes:
- the HTR1B gene encoding 5-hydroxytryptamine receptor 1B, giving the protein MEPAGPCRAQLIPANDSYRNCSAEEGIYQDSTPLSWKIVLAVVLALVTLATVLSNAFVIATVYQTRKLHTPANYLIASLAVTDLLVSILVMPISTMYTVTGKWTLGQVVCDIWLSSDITCCTASILHLCVIALDRYWAITDAVEYSTKRTPKRAAGMIALVWVFSICISMPPLFWRQAKAEEVSHCVVNTDHVLYTVYSTVGAFYFPTLLLIALYGRIYVEARSRILKQTPKKAGKRLTRAQLITDSPGSSSSVTSINSKTPEGFSETGSPVYMNQVKVKVSDALLEKKKLTAARERKATKTLGIILGAFIFCWLPFFIISLVLPICKDACWFHMAIFDFFTWLGYLNSLINPVIYTMSNEDFKQAFHKLIRFRCTG; this is encoded by the coding sequence ATGGAGCCGGCAGGACCCTGCCGGGCGCAGCTGATCCCCGCCAACGATTCTTACCGAAACTGCAGCGCCGAGGAAGGGATCTACCAAGATTCCACCCCTCTCTCCTGGAAGATCGTTCTCGCCGTCGTCCTGGCGCTTGTCACCCTGGCCACAGTGCTCTCCAACGCCTTTGTCATCGCCACGGTCTACCAGACGAGGAAACTCCACACGCCGGCCAACTATCTCATCGCCTCGCTGGCTGTCACCGACCTTCTCGTCTCCATTCTCGTCATGCCCATTAGCACCATGTACACTGTGACCGGCAAGTGGACGCTGGGCCAGGTCGTCTGCGATATCTGGTTGTCCTCGGACATCACCTGTTGCACGGCGTCCATCCTGCACCTCTGTGTCATCGCCCTGGACCGCTACTGGGCGATCACCGACGCCGTCGAATACTCCACAAAACGGACTCCCAAGCGGGCAGCGGGTATGATCGCTCTGGTGTGGGTTTTCTCCATCTGCATCTCCATGCCCCCTTTGTTTTGGCGGCAGGCGAAGGCTGAAGAAGTCTCTCACTGTGTGGTGAACACAGACCACGTCCTCTACACCGTGTACTCTACAGTGGGAGCCTTCTACTTCCCCACCCTGCTGCTGATAGCCCTCTACGGGAGGATCTACGTAGAAGCCAGGTCGCGGATTTTGAAGCAGACTCCAAAGAAAGCAGGTAAAAGACTAACGCGGGCTCAGTTAATCACAGACTCCCCGGGGTCGTCCTCCTCCGTCACGTCCATAAACTCCAAGACCCCCGAGGGATTCAGCGAAACGGGCTCTCCCGTGTACATGAACCAGGTGAAGGTGAAGGTCTCGGATGCCCtcctggagaaaaagaagctcACGGCCGCTAGAGAGCGGAAAGCTACAAAGACTTTAGGGATTATTTTAGGAGCCTTCATCTTCTGTTGGCTGCCCTTTTTCATCATCAGCCTGGTGTTGCCTATTTGCAAGGACGCTTGCTGGTTCCACATGGCCATCTTTGACTTTTTCACATGGCTTGGATATCTCAACTCCCTCATCAACCCCGTCATCTATACTATGTCGAACGAAGACTTCAAACAAGCTTTCCACAAACTCATACGTTTCCGATGCACAGGCTGA